The nucleotide sequence GCGCGGCTCAATGCGAGAAGTGGGTGAAACATTTATTCCGGTCTATCCTCTTTTTCAGACTGGAAGAAGAGATTTAGGCATTCATTATGACCCTAGCTTCAATCAAAATAATGGAGAAGATGGAACCTCCGGCTGTATTGGCTTAACCAACAAAGCGGACCGCAATTTAATTAACCGGTTTGTGCAAAATTATCATCCTCAAGAATTGATTGTTAAGATCGAATAGAAGCCGCTCGCTTTAATCTAATAAATCCGGTTCTAGATGAACTATTTTGTCATAGAGAGATTGAAAACTCAGCCAACCTAAATAATCATTTCCCACCTGACTATAGGTTAAACTGGCCACATTTGGCTCGATTAAAATCGGTTTTCCCACTGCTTCGGCCATTAATTGTACTTGACAGGACCTATCCATCGTAATAAACCACCAGGCCGCCTCATCTACCGAATGACCCACCGTCAATAAACCATGATTGCGTAAAATAATCGCCTTTTTTTCCCCTAGAGTAGCAGCAATGCGATCACCCGTTTCGAAGTCTAACACCACCCCTGTATAGTCCTCAAACAAAGCATGGTCAAGATAAAAAGCACAGGCATCCTGAGTAATGGGGTCTAACAATCTTCCTAAGCTTGACCAAGCTTTCCCATAAAGAGAATGAGCATGGGCAGCAGAGATTATATCTTGACGAGCTTGGTGTATTCTAGAATGTATGGCAAAAGCCGCTCCGTTAACCGTTTTCTTTCCTTCGACTACTTCACCCAAGTGATTTACCAACAGTAAATCCGACACGCGAATGTGACCAAAATACATTCCAAAAGGGTTAACCCAAAAATGATCGCTCAACTCGGGGTCACGTACTGTAATATGTCCAGCAACGCCTTCATCAAATCCGTAATGAGCAAACAAACGTAAGGCGGCGGCTAATCTTTGTTTACGGTAAAGTCGCTCATCTTGCAGATTATTAAATTCCGGAGGCTGTTGAGCAATCAGTTTAGACATAGTGATTGTCAGGGTAATCCTCATTTTATACTATATTCAAACTAGCATTTTCTCGGAGGAATGAGTGATTAAATTTTTCAGAAAGCGCTCACTAAAGGGGTTAATCTATTTATTACTTTTTATAGTTTGTGGAATTCTGCCTATTGCCTGTAATTCAGGCCCATCTTCTGCTCAAACCCTTACAGTAGGGGTTTCGCCTTGGCCTGGATATGCGGGCCATTATGTGGCCATGGCCAAAGATATGTTTAAAACTGAAGGGGTAACAGTCAAA is from Gloeothece verrucosa PCC 7822 and encodes:
- a CDS encoding class II aldolase/adducin family protein, producing the protein MSKLIAQQPPEFNNLQDERLYRKQRLAAALRLFAHYGFDEGVAGHITVRDPELSDHFWVNPFGMYFGHIRVSDLLLVNHLGEVVEGKKTVNGAAFAIHSRIHQARQDIISAAHAHSLYGKAWSSLGRLLDPITQDACAFYLDHALFEDYTGVVLDFETGDRIAATLGEKKAIILRNHGLLTVGHSVDEAAWWFITMDRSCQVQLMAEAVGKPILIEPNVASLTYSQVGNDYLGWLSFQSLYDKIVHLEPDLLD